The following are encoded in a window of Halalkalicoccus jeotgali B3 genomic DNA:
- a CDS encoding TSUP family transporter → MLAGFIKGTLGFGVGLVSATLLLQLFPAKPTLMILVLPIGLSEVGLLVTTGISWRFLRAHAAFFLLLIPGAILGVLGLLVVSTTALYTVLSGYIIVFLVMQRYESRAYNFVQRPGYGIASGVATGILGGGFGAAGPPAVPYLYLHTRDQPRSVFVSGMAAAFVVPQIVRLPALIVAGRFGVRKFILGGVAAILVLTGLALGSCFRPHIPNDIFEVVVKGVLLLMAGQLMINAIV, encoded by the coding sequence GTGCTGGCGGGATTCATCAAAGGCACCCTCGGATTCGGTGTCGGACTGGTCTCAGCAACGTTATTGCTGCAACTGTTTCCGGCGAAGCCGACGCTAATGATCCTGGTTCTTCCGATCGGCTTGTCCGAGGTCGGATTATTGGTTACCACGGGGATTTCGTGGCGGTTCTTGCGTGCCCATGCAGCATTTTTCCTCCTGCTCATCCCAGGCGCAATTCTCGGCGTGCTCGGCCTGCTCGTCGTATCCACTACCGCCCTCTATACAGTCTTGAGCGGCTATATTATTGTTTTCTTGGTGATGCAGCGATACGAATCCCGTGCGTATAATTTCGTCCAGCGACCAGGATACGGCATCGCGTCCGGCGTCGCGACCGGCATTCTTGGTGGCGGATTCGGCGCAGCAGGCCCACCGGCAGTGCCGTACCTATACCTGCATACGCGAGACCAACCACGTTCGGTATTCGTCAGCGGAATGGCTGCCGCATTTGTTGTCCCACAGATAGTGCGTCTTCCAGCACTTATTGTCGCTGGTCGCTTTGGCGTTCGAAAGTTCATCCTTGGTGGTGTCGCAGCGATACTTGTCCTCACTGGCCTCGCCTTGGGGTCCTGTTTCCGACCGCACATCCCCAATGATATTTTTGAGGTGGTCGTTAAGGGGGTACTCTTGCTCATGGCCGGTCAACTTATGATCAACGCAATCGTCTAA
- a CDS encoding nucleoside deaminase: protein MTLNFDEFNHDEHMRETFELAQEATARGDKPFGSVLVRDDTIIMSDSNREITEDDIRRHPELHLAYRACREYDADERAAMVMYTSTGPCPMCASGMATAGFGRVVYSVGSDGIAVFTGIEPTVRSAEILDGISEVVGPVLNDEGRRIHQEFDW, encoded by the coding sequence GTGACACTCAACTTCGACGAATTTAATCACGACGAACATATGCGCGAGACTTTCGAACTCGCGCAAGAGGCTACCGCCCGTGGCGACAAACCATTTGGCTCCGTGCTCGTCCGCGACGATACAATCATCATGAGCGATTCGAACCGCGAGATTACGGAGGACGATATCCGACGCCATCCCGAACTCCATCTCGCGTACCGTGCGTGCCGAGAGTACGACGCCGACGAACGCGCTGCGATGGTAATGTATACGAGTACCGGACCCTGTCCGATGTGTGCTAGCGGGATGGCGACAGCTGGGTTCGGGCGCGTTGTCTACAGTGTCGGAAGTGATGGAATTGCGGTGTTCACGGGGATTGAGCCAACAGTCCGTTCCGCAGAGATTCTTGACGGAATCAGTGAAGTCGTTGGACCCGTGTTGAACGATGAAGGACGACGAATTCACCAAGAATTTGACTGGTGA
- a CDS encoding DUF488 family protein, N3 subclade, with amino-acid sequence MTTSGLLEDTYVAALQYDLVDVSPEATLVGVVRRPTGWFRTTIDENFPALGPPEDLLNGFKQRHEDFKMQGLCDEGAHNAAWDGIGFEDRYQTHLTEAPNAQDAVAELTDRLRNEEHLVLVCFENTSQKRCHRTLLREHITGRL; translated from the coding sequence ATGACTACCTCCGGCCTCCTCGAGGACACCTATGTTGCAGCGCTACAGTATGATCTCGTGGACGTTTCTCCGGAAGCCACACTCGTGGGGGTAGTTCGACGGCCGACCGGCTGGTTCAGAACGACAATCGACGAGAACTTTCCTGCACTCGGCCCTCCGGAAGATCTCCTTAATGGTTTCAAACAGCGTCACGAGGATTTCAAAATGCAGGGGCTATGCGACGAAGGCGCGCATAATGCTGCCTGGGACGGGATCGGATTCGAAGATCGGTACCAAACACATCTCACCGAAGCTCCAAATGCCCAGGACGCAGTCGCTGAACTTACTGATCGGCTTCGGAACGAGGAACACCTTGTGTTAGTCTGTTTCGAGAACACCAGTCAGAAACGATGTCATCGAACGCTTCTCAGAGAACACATCACTGGCCGGCTGTAG
- a CDS encoding aminotransferase class III-fold pyridoxal phosphate-dependent enzyme — MNNNLHGSEPILTDPPEIDAVSASKIAERNFGKSGTALELGGERDQNFRIDTNCGNRFVLKIFNRADDPGVLDFRTQAIQHIQRTDLDLPVMNIVPTLDGDPWTSISENGDTYFGQLYTFVSGQKASLADFDDDALFAYGESIARTGQALRGFFHPDAQYDILWDLRHASDFRSVLDTISDDRRRATAELVLDRFDERVAPEFETLRAQVVHNDLGPDNVLFDDNDRVSGITDFGDLTYTALVCDLAVVLTNVMNRHDNPISAAQSVVKGYVSVTPLEEAELRLLPDLVLTRLAVRGIMHVWQREKYEHNTDNVSDLWESLITFEEIGSDVIGRHLRTAALGGNVPYSRSETSELLSRRRQVLGSARLSYCDPVHFVAGDGVWLFDQSGQRYLDAYNNVQIVGHGNADVAAAIAGQARTLTTNTRYLHEAVVSLSERLLATMPAEFDRVLLVNSGSEANDIAWRLATALTNREGAIVTEHAYHGITEATTRLSPEDWPAEDQPTHVEAVPPPVDQSNHHGRTADSAELITEALNSLETRDTELAAFLFDPLFTSTGILPPDTEQLRQMVDRVHEAGGLVIADEVQAGFGRTGSNMWGFQAADIVPDIVTMGKPMGNGHPVAAVVTRSNIVSALRDDPGIFSTYGGNPVSSVAALAVLNIIEENQLLEHADAVGKYLQTGLAQLSAEYDLIGEIRRSGLMIGVELVQDTEPWTPATTAATDIVNRLRQHRILIGSTGKHGNILKIRPPLVFKQSHADRLLDALDTVLGSFDDTA; from the coding sequence ATGAATAACAATCTGCACGGGTCCGAGCCTATCCTTACCGACCCACCAGAAATCGATGCCGTGAGCGCTTCGAAAATCGCTGAACGCAACTTTGGAAAAAGTGGCACTGCGTTAGAGCTGGGTGGGGAGCGAGACCAAAACTTTCGCATAGACACAAATTGCGGAAATCGGTTTGTTCTGAAGATTTTCAATCGGGCGGATGATCCTGGGGTGCTGGATTTTCGGACACAGGCGATTCAACACATTCAGCGCACGGACCTCGATCTGCCGGTCATGAACATCGTTCCAACACTCGATGGCGACCCCTGGACATCGATTTCTGAGAACGGGGATACCTATTTCGGGCAGCTGTACACGTTTGTCTCAGGACAAAAAGCTTCACTTGCCGACTTTGATGACGATGCGTTGTTTGCGTATGGTGAGAGCATTGCGCGGACGGGGCAGGCGTTGCGGGGCTTTTTCCATCCCGATGCTCAGTACGATATTCTGTGGGATCTCCGACATGCATCGGATTTCCGGTCGGTGCTCGACACTATCAGTGATGATCGGCGACGCGCTACTGCCGAGCTCGTGCTCGATCGATTCGACGAGCGGGTGGCCCCCGAATTCGAGACGCTCCGTGCGCAGGTCGTTCATAATGATCTTGGGCCGGATAACGTTCTGTTTGATGACAACGATCGGGTGAGCGGGATTACAGACTTCGGTGATCTCACCTACACGGCACTCGTGTGTGACCTCGCGGTCGTGCTCACGAACGTGATGAACCGTCACGACAACCCGATTTCAGCAGCACAGTCAGTTGTCAAGGGATACGTTAGTGTGACACCCTTAGAGGAAGCTGAACTCCGTCTATTGCCGGATCTCGTATTGACACGACTCGCCGTTCGGGGCATCATGCACGTATGGCAGCGTGAGAAATACGAACACAATACCGACAATGTAAGCGACCTGTGGGAATCGCTAATCACATTCGAAGAAATCGGTTCAGACGTGATCGGGCGTCACCTGCGTACTGCCGCCCTCGGAGGCAATGTACCATATTCCCGGAGCGAAACGTCGGAGTTGCTTTCGCGGCGGCGGCAGGTTCTCGGCTCGGCCCGGCTGTCCTATTGTGACCCCGTGCATTTTGTGGCTGGCGATGGGGTCTGGTTGTTTGATCAGTCCGGCCAGCGCTATCTCGATGCGTACAACAATGTGCAAATCGTGGGGCATGGAAACGCCGATGTAGCGGCTGCCATTGCGGGGCAAGCTCGGACATTGACTACTAATACTCGGTACTTGCACGAAGCAGTTGTCTCTCTCTCTGAGCGACTGTTAGCGACGATGCCTGCCGAATTCGACAGGGTTCTACTGGTCAACTCGGGGAGTGAAGCGAACGATATCGCGTGGCGTCTGGCAACCGCATTGACCAATCGGGAAGGCGCTATCGTGACCGAACACGCGTACCACGGGATCACCGAGGCGACGACACGGTTATCACCGGAGGACTGGCCAGCCGAGGACCAGCCAACTCACGTCGAAGCTGTCCCCCCACCAGTCGACCAGTCCAATCACCACGGGAGGACGGCTGATTCCGCAGAACTGATCACCGAGGCGCTGAACTCACTTGAGACCCGAGACACCGAGCTCGCTGCGTTTCTATTCGATCCCTTGTTTACGAGCACTGGCATTCTCCCACCAGACACGGAACAGTTACGCCAGATGGTTGATCGCGTGCATGAGGCAGGTGGATTAGTGATTGCCGACGAAGTACAGGCCGGGTTCGGTCGAACTGGCTCGAATATGTGGGGATTTCAGGCGGCAGACATTGTTCCTGATATCGTCACGATGGGCAAACCGATGGGCAATGGTCACCCTGTCGCGGCCGTGGTAACCCGATCGAATATCGTTTCAGCACTTAGGGATGACCCTGGGATATTCAGCACCTATGGAGGGAATCCGGTGTCATCAGTAGCGGCCCTCGCCGTGCTTAATATTATTGAAGAGAACCAGTTGTTGGAACATGCCGACGCAGTCGGGAAATATCTACAGACGGGATTAGCACAATTGTCTGCGGAATACGATCTTATTGGTGAGATCCGTCGGAGTGGGTTGATGATCGGTGTTGAACTTGTCCAAGACACAGAGCCATGGACACCGGCGACCACCGCGGCAACAGATATCGTCAATCGACTTCGGCAGCACCGAATCCTTATTGGTTCGACTGGAAAGCACGGAAATATTTTAAAAATTCGTCCCCCACTTGTGTTTAAGCAATCGCACGCAGACCGTCTTCTGGACGCGCTCGATACCGTACTCGGCAGTTTTGACGATACGGCCTAG
- a CDS encoding APC family permease — MSSDQISLGEALAMAIGGMVGGGIFAVLGVVAVEAGPAAWLAFVASGVIAFCAGYSALRLNAQADGQLNPIAYVEQFTGSTTLAGMTGWTFIAGYVGTMSLYAYAFGGYFAELVGVESVVGLPLRSLITLLAIIVFVGLNLAGAHASGRTEDVLVGLKVLILLVFGLGGLYYGFQQGMIRSGLGNLEVSALLAAAIGFVAFEGWELLLFDQNSIENPQQTIRKAIYGSIVGATALYVIVAVVTTNLVSTQVIQQNSETALAVAAEPFLGQFGFLLISVAALFSTGSALNATLFSASRLSKMLVADDLLPNELHGSNSDEPVRPLLVLGVLTALLSSLGSLNAISSFASLSFISIFGGLSLLAFLERESVVTALLPAIGCLGASGAIVGLLYHLATAEPAVFVTVLAIAIAVITTELLYFERSSILAEARDLEHRL; from the coding sequence ATGTCATCCGATCAGATCTCGTTAGGCGAAGCACTCGCAATGGCGATCGGTGGGATGGTTGGAGGTGGGATTTTCGCGGTACTTGGTGTTGTCGCTGTCGAAGCCGGGCCTGCCGCATGGCTGGCGTTCGTCGCTTCTGGCGTCATTGCATTTTGCGCTGGTTACTCTGCGCTGCGGCTCAACGCACAGGCCGACGGGCAGTTGAATCCGATCGCCTACGTCGAGCAGTTTACCGGGAGTACGACGCTCGCTGGCATGACCGGCTGGACGTTCATTGCAGGGTACGTGGGAACGATGTCGCTGTACGCCTACGCCTTCGGCGGGTATTTCGCTGAATTGGTGGGTGTCGAATCGGTCGTCGGGCTTCCACTTCGCTCACTTATCACGCTGCTCGCTATCATCGTGTTTGTGGGTCTCAATCTCGCGGGGGCACACGCGTCAGGACGAACCGAAGACGTACTCGTCGGTCTCAAGGTGCTCATTCTGCTTGTGTTCGGTCTCGGCGGACTCTACTATGGATTTCAGCAGGGAATGATTCGGTCTGGGCTCGGAAACCTGGAAGTGAGCGCATTGCTGGCTGCTGCCATCGGATTTGTCGCGTTCGAAGGCTGGGAACTCCTCCTCTTTGATCAAAACAGCATTGAAAACCCCCAACAAACCATCAGGAAGGCGATTTACGGCTCGATCGTGGGCGCAACCGCACTCTACGTCATCGTCGCCGTCGTGACGACAAATCTGGTGAGTACACAGGTCATCCAGCAGAACTCTGAAACGGCCCTCGCAGTCGCCGCCGAACCGTTCCTCGGCCAATTCGGCTTTCTTCTGATTTCCGTAGCGGCGTTGTTTTCGACCGGGAGTGCGCTCAACGCGACGTTGTTCAGTGCCTCACGTCTCTCGAAGATGCTTGTCGCGGACGATTTGCTCCCAAACGAACTCCATGGTAGCAATAGCGACGAGCCAGTCCGGCCACTGCTCGTACTCGGCGTACTGACAGCGCTGCTCAGCAGTTTGGGAAGCCTCAACGCAATCAGTTCGTTTGCATCACTGTCGTTCATCAGCATCTTCGGCGGCCTCAGTCTGTTGGCGTTTCTCGAACGAGAGTCGGTCGTAACGGCCCTGCTCCCGGCGATCGGTTGCCTGGGAGCGAGTGGGGCTATCGTGGGCCTCCTGTACCATCTCGCAACGGCCGAACCAGCGGTGTTCGTCACAGTACTCGCCATTGCAATTGCGGTCATCACCACAGAGCTACTGTATTTCGAACGGTCGTCGATTCTCGCAGAAGCCCGCGACCTCGAGCACCGTCTCTGA